From Amycolatopsis sp. cg9, one genomic window encodes:
- a CDS encoding metallophosphoesterase, with amino-acid sequence MRVHVVSDVHGNADALKRAGDGADALVVLGDLLDFVDYRDHDKGIMGALFGAEKVGEFARLRREGTRDETVAFSRTLWASLDDPAAAVDEAIREQYAALFAAMTAPTYATPGNVDTPSLWPEFTGEGVQVLDGEVAEIGGLRFGFVGGALLPDGVVPRRRKGAAWRPYLRDREDYDKSVAALTDIDVLCTHGPPALPELTYDVVARRNEIGSTALLELIREQRPRWSVFGHVHQPLSSRVRVGLTECRNVGHFKETGQPYVLRW; translated from the coding sequence GTGCGGGTACACGTCGTCTCGGACGTGCACGGCAACGCGGACGCGCTGAAGCGGGCGGGGGACGGGGCCGACGCGCTGGTCGTGCTCGGCGACCTGCTGGACTTCGTCGACTACCGCGACCACGACAAGGGCATCATGGGCGCGCTGTTCGGCGCCGAGAAGGTGGGGGAGTTCGCGCGCCTGCGCCGCGAGGGCACCCGTGACGAAACCGTTGCCTTCTCCCGGACGCTCTGGGCGAGCCTCGACGACCCGGCCGCCGCGGTCGACGAGGCCATCCGCGAGCAGTACGCGGCGCTGTTCGCGGCCATGACCGCGCCCACCTACGCCACCCCCGGCAACGTCGACACGCCCTCGCTGTGGCCCGAGTTCACCGGCGAGGGCGTCCAGGTCCTCGACGGCGAGGTGGCCGAGATCGGCGGCCTCCGGTTCGGGTTCGTCGGCGGCGCGCTGTTGCCCGACGGCGTCGTCCCGCGCCGCCGCAAGGGCGCCGCCTGGCGCCCCTACCTGCGGGATCGCGAGGACTACGACAAGAGCGTCGCCGCGCTCACCGACATCGATGTCCTCTGCACGCACGGCCCGCCGGCGCTGCCGGAGCTGACCTACGACGTCGTCGCGCGCCGCAACGAGATCGGCTCCACCGCGCTGCTGGAGCTGATCCGGGAGCAGCGGCCGCGCTGGTCGGTGTTCGGCCACGTGCACCAGCCGCTGTCCTCGCGCGTCCGGGTCGGCCTGACCGAGTGCCGTAACGTGGGTCACTTCAAGGAGACCGGGCAGCCGTACGTGCTGCGCTGGTGA
- a CDS encoding SRPBCC family protein, whose amino-acid sequence MAEQSTQSIEVDAEPSRVMAVIADFPAYPEWAKAVRQTEVLDTDAGGRAKQVKLTLDAGPIKDVYTLEYDWDGDGLGVSWHLVKGQMQKAQNGRYALEDLGGRTRVTYTLSVELALPMIGLLRRKAEKMVMDTALKELKKRAEG is encoded by the coding sequence ATGGCCGAGCAGTCCACACAGTCCATCGAGGTCGACGCCGAGCCCAGCCGGGTGATGGCCGTGATCGCCGACTTCCCCGCGTACCCGGAATGGGCCAAGGCCGTCCGGCAGACCGAGGTCCTCGACACCGACGCCGGTGGCCGGGCCAAACAGGTCAAGCTGACCCTGGACGCGGGCCCGATCAAGGACGTCTACACCCTCGAGTACGACTGGGACGGTGACGGCCTCGGCGTCAGCTGGCACCTGGTCAAGGGCCAGATGCAGAAGGCGCAGAACGGCCGGTACGCGCTCGAGGACCTGGGCGGCCGGACCCGGGTCACCTACACGCTCTCGGTCGAGCTGGCGCTCCCGATGATCGGGCTGCTGCGCCGCAAGGCCGAGAAGATGGTCATGGACACCGCGCTGAAGGAGCTCAAGAAGCGGGCCGAGGGGTAG
- a CDS encoding ArsA family ATPase, with protein MRILLFTGKGGVGKTTLAAATGAALAARGRKTLVVSTDPAHSLGDAFGHPLGAEPSEVDALLSAVQIDSRTLVDTTWHRLRAELQAALAGAGLDTLDAEELTVLPGVDELLALTEVRRLAEDGPWETIVVDCGPTAETLRLLALPEAVSGYLTRVFGRRVTESVRRLGVHLDGLRALLTEPSVTTVRLVLTPERVVVAEARRTLSSLALRGIAVDGLIANRLMPAPGFWRGGAASWLRTRRTQQDAVLAELSGAGFERVSRVEHRAVEPVGLPALLEIAAELYRDGDPLAGDGTPVTPLLRVRRAPDGYTLRIAIPLTRDAEVDLARVDDDLAITVDGFRRLIALPESLRPCRITGAESDADGLVVSLAGNRGRG; from the coding sequence GTGCGGATCCTGCTGTTCACCGGCAAGGGGGGTGTCGGGAAGACGACGCTGGCCGCCGCCACCGGCGCCGCCCTGGCCGCTCGCGGCAGGAAGACGCTGGTCGTGTCCACCGACCCGGCGCACTCGCTCGGCGACGCCTTCGGCCACCCCCTGGGCGCCGAACCGTCCGAAGTGGACGCCCTGCTGTCGGCCGTCCAGATCGATTCGCGGACGCTGGTGGACACCACCTGGCACCGGCTGCGCGCCGAGCTCCAGGCCGCACTGGCCGGCGCGGGGCTCGACACCTTGGACGCCGAAGAGCTCACCGTGCTGCCCGGCGTCGACGAGCTGCTCGCCCTCACCGAGGTCCGCCGGCTCGCCGAAGACGGGCCGTGGGAGACCATCGTCGTCGACTGCGGGCCGACGGCCGAGACGCTGCGGCTGCTCGCCCTCCCGGAAGCCGTCTCGGGCTACCTGACGCGCGTGTTCGGCCGCCGCGTCACCGAGTCCGTGCGCCGGCTCGGCGTCCACCTCGACGGCTTGCGCGCGCTGCTCACCGAGCCGTCGGTGACCACGGTCCGGCTGGTCCTCACCCCCGAGCGGGTGGTCGTCGCCGAAGCGCGCCGCACGCTCAGCTCGCTGGCCCTGCGCGGCATCGCCGTCGACGGCCTGATCGCCAACCGGCTGATGCCCGCGCCCGGCTTCTGGCGCGGCGGCGCCGCGTCGTGGCTGCGCACCCGCCGCACCCAGCAGGACGCCGTGCTCGCCGAGCTCTCCGGCGCCGGGTTCGAGCGCGTGTCCCGCGTCGAGCACCGCGCCGTCGAACCGGTCGGGCTGCCCGCGCTGCTGGAGATCGCCGCGGAGCTGTACCGCGACGGCGACCCCCTGGCCGGCGACGGCACCCCGGTCACCCCGCTGCTGCGGGTCCGCCGGGCACCGGACGGGTACACGCTGCGCATCGCGATCCCGCTCACGCGGGACGCCGAGGTCGACCTCGCCCGCGTCGACGACGACCTGGCGATCACCGTGGACGGCTTCCGCAGGCTCATCGCCCTGCCGGAGTCGCTGCGGCCGTGCCGGATCACCGGCGCGGAATCCGACGCCGACGGCCTGGTCGTGAGCCTGGCCGGGAACCGGGGACGCGGGTGA